Proteins encoded within one genomic window of Ignavibacteriota bacterium:
- a CDS encoding DUF4013 domain-containing protein, which translates to MKDLGKAFSAYFKDPRWFTKSLIGVLWMFACLLGVGIFVLAGYFIRITQRVMRREEPTLPDWDDIGGKIVTGFKFCVAYFVYLIPIFILFLPVFIMAVVAGATGDEGDAMPVFVSIYIFAMTLLMIPYSLAISLFAPIIAYRFAERESISDALNVGAVIREFRGNWQNAIVVAMITLGIQSIASIGLFLLLVGIFFTIFYSYVVSSYLSGVLYLSKESKEQIL; encoded by the coding sequence ATGAAAGACCTCGGCAAGGCGTTTTCCGCCTACTTCAAGGATCCCCGGTGGTTCACCAAATCCCTGATCGGCGTCCTCTGGATGTTCGCCTGCTTGCTCGGCGTGGGGATCTTCGTCCTGGCCGGGTATTTCATCCGGATCACCCAGCGGGTCATGCGGCGTGAAGAACCCACCCTCCCCGACTGGGACGACATCGGCGGCAAGATCGTGACCGGCTTCAAATTCTGCGTGGCCTATTTCGTGTACCTGATCCCCATTTTCATCCTCTTCCTCCCCGTGTTCATCATGGCCGTCGTGGCCGGCGCCACGGGTGATGAAGGCGATGCCATGCCCGTCTTCGTATCGATCTATATCTTCGCGATGACCCTCCTCATGATCCCGTACAGTCTCGCGATCAGCCTGTTCGCGCCCATCATCGCCTACCGCTTCGCGGAGCGGGAGAGCATCAGCGACGCGCTGAACGTCGGGGCGGTCATCCGCGAATTCCGCGGGAACTGGCAGAATGCGATCGTCGTGGCCATGATCACGCTCGGGATACAGTCGATCGCCTCGATCGGACTCTTCCTCCTGTTGGTCGGCATCTTCTTCACGATCTTCTACAGCTACGTGGTGTCGTCGTACCTGAGCGGGGTGTTGTACCTGTCCAAAGAATCGAAGGAGCAGATACTGTGA
- a CDS encoding NAD(+)/NADH kinase produces MKLAIIGNLDKRGVPDAVGVLLERLERSSASFVIDERVADLLDAAGRRIAGAHRRSLQQCVEEGELLIAFGGDGTILSAARAVGARATPILGVNLGKLGFLAELSPEELPAVTDDLLAGRYVIQERLVLEARVPAVPGAVTHAVNDIVVDKARSSRLIDVHTHIDGAFAVTYRGDGLIVSTPTGSTGYALSNNGPIVIPTCNVIGITPIAPHTLSGRPILVPDTSRIRIVVESMSTEVLLSSDGQEEGLLTAPVEVEISKAPFPVRLVKRMDRSYFEVLRAKLFWGADARRV; encoded by the coding sequence ATGAAACTCGCCATCATCGGCAACCTCGACAAGCGGGGTGTTCCGGATGCGGTGGGAGTTCTCCTGGAGCGTTTGGAACGATCGTCCGCTTCGTTCGTCATCGACGAACGGGTCGCTGACCTGCTGGATGCCGCGGGGCGCCGCATTGCCGGCGCACACCGTCGTTCGTTGCAGCAATGTGTCGAAGAGGGGGAACTCCTCATCGCGTTCGGCGGTGACGGCACGATCCTCTCCGCGGCACGCGCGGTGGGTGCGCGGGCGACCCCGATCCTTGGCGTGAACCTCGGCAAGCTGGGGTTCCTTGCGGAACTCTCGCCGGAAGAGCTCCCGGCGGTGACGGACGACCTGCTTGCCGGGCGGTACGTGATCCAGGAACGGCTGGTCCTCGAAGCACGGGTGCCGGCTGTGCCGGGCGCCGTGACGCATGCCGTGAACGATATCGTGGTGGACAAAGCGCGGTCGTCGCGCCTCATCGATGTGCACACGCACATCGACGGCGCGTTTGCGGTGACCTACCGCGGCGATGGTCTCATCGTCTCGACCCCGACCGGCTCAACGGGCTATGCCCTGTCCAATAATGGCCCCATCGTGATCCCGACGTGTAACGTCATCGGCATCACGCCCATCGCCCCGCACACCCTGAGTGGCAGGCCGATCCTTGTGCCGGATACGAGCAGGATACGCATCGTCGTGGAATCGATGAGCACGGAAGTGTTGCTCTCCTCCGACGGCCAGGAAGAGGGGCTCTTGACCGCGCCGGTGGAAGTGGAGATCAGTAAGGCACCGTTCCCCGTGAGACTGGTGAAGCGGATGGATAGGTCGTACTTCGAAGTGTTGCGGGCGAAGCTGTTCTGGGGAGCAGACGCCCGGAGGGTCTAG
- a CDS encoding DUF1844 domain-containing protein, producing the protein MDEAQKFGLLFSQLIIMLHSVGMQQLGRTVNPATNVVARDLAAASSTVDLIAMLRSKTMGNLSSQEEALIDQVLAELREAYEEETRS; encoded by the coding sequence ATGGACGAAGCACAGAAATTCGGCCTGTTGTTCTCGCAGCTCATCATCATGCTGCACTCGGTCGGGATGCAACAGCTCGGCAGAACGGTCAATCCGGCGACCAACGTGGTGGCCAGGGACCTTGCTGCGGCCTCCAGCACGGTCGACCTGATCGCGATGCTCCGGTCGAAGACGATGGGGAATCTCTCCTCGCAGGAAGAGGCCCTGATCGATCAGGTGCTCGCGGAACTCCGTGAGGCATATGAAGAGGAAACGAGATCATGA
- a CDS encoding glycosyltransferase family 2 protein — MSRVTVITLTLNEARNIGPCLESVRWADEILVIDSGSTDDTIDRARAFSARVHEIEWRGYGAARNFALEKATGEWILWLDADERVTPELAAEIQQILRDDPAGIDGYSIARRAYFLGRWIRHSGWYPGRVTRLFRRGKGTFSESRVHEQLRLEGTVAHTKHDLLHLTDPDLAHYMQKFNTYTTLAAQDMVAAGRKSGMGDLTVRPAFQFFKMYILRLGMLDGLEGFILAVLSSAYVFTKYAKLWELTRERGQGRS, encoded by the coding sequence ATGAGCAGGGTCACGGTCATCACACTCACCCTCAACGAGGCCCGGAATATCGGGCCGTGTCTGGAGAGCGTCCGCTGGGCGGATGAGATCCTCGTGATCGATTCCGGAAGCACGGACGATACCATCGACCGCGCCCGGGCTTTCTCTGCGCGCGTGCATGAGATCGAATGGAGGGGGTATGGCGCCGCCCGCAACTTCGCCCTGGAGAAGGCGACGGGGGAGTGGATCCTGTGGCTGGATGCGGATGAGCGGGTGACCCCGGAACTGGCGGCCGAGATCCAGCAGATCCTGCGCGATGATCCGGCCGGGATCGATGGGTACTCGATCGCACGCCGGGCGTATTTTCTCGGCCGGTGGATCCGGCACAGCGGCTGGTATCCGGGGCGCGTCACACGCCTGTTCCGCCGTGGCAAAGGGACCTTCAGCGAATCCCGTGTGCACGAGCAGTTGCGCCTCGAAGGGACGGTCGCGCACACGAAGCATGACCTGCTGCATCTCACGGACCCGGACCTTGCGCACTACATGCAGAAGTTCAACACCTACACCACGCTGGCGGCGCAGGATATGGTGGCGGCGGGCAGGAAGAGCGGCATGGGGGACCTGACCGTTCGTCCGGCCTTCCAGTTCTTCAAGATGTACATCCTCCGCCTCGGGATGCTGGACGGGTTGGAAGGGTTCATTCTTGCGGTGCTGTCGTCCGCCTATGTCTTCACGAAATACGCCAAGCTCTGGGAACTCACACGCGAACGGGGGCAAGGGAGGTCTTGA
- a CDS encoding O-antigen ligase family protein produces MRVLRYMVTGSLLIFAASCYFSIAVNSLSLGLLALSWAGVMIGERRWLAPATPYDLFFLAYVLAELVSTAFSVNRPQSLLFSKRLLLIAIVYAIVANITSVRDLRRFFVVLTGSATLVALIGLGKLLFEDVVRLGIFQFYMTTSELMMITLLMVLPFAIFPGTPRKIRMISLAALVPLGIALYATVTRGAYLAVIAGALFMAVVRNRWLLIPLVLIVVLIILFAPPYVQQRLASIVDPAHPENATRIALWQTGWTIFQHYPVVGVGDIDLRELYDQYTTVRNPEHHGHLHNVPLQVLVTLGAVGFIALYALFVRIGITEWKIYREARSDWFRGSIALGALGVFVGFHVMGLTEWSFGDQEVVILFWISVALSLVAGRLNGTGPGAGTGGEA; encoded by the coding sequence ATGCGCGTTCTCCGGTACATGGTCACCGGCTCCCTGCTCATCTTCGCCGCGTCCTGCTACTTCTCGATCGCGGTGAACTCGCTGTCCCTCGGCCTGCTTGCGCTGTCGTGGGCCGGCGTGATGATCGGCGAGCGCCGCTGGTTGGCCCCGGCAACGCCGTACGATCTGTTCTTCCTCGCCTATGTCCTTGCCGAACTTGTGTCGACGGCGTTCTCGGTGAACCGCCCGCAGTCGCTCCTTTTTTCGAAGCGGTTGCTGCTTATCGCGATCGTTTACGCCATTGTTGCCAATATCACGTCCGTACGGGACCTCCGCCGGTTTTTCGTAGTGCTCACGGGGAGTGCGACGCTCGTGGCGCTCATTGGACTCGGGAAGCTCCTCTTCGAAGATGTTGTCCGTCTGGGGATCTTCCAGTTCTATATGACAACATCGGAGCTGATGATGATCACGCTCCTGATGGTCCTTCCCTTTGCCATCTTTCCGGGGACGCCCCGCAAGATACGCATGATCAGCCTTGCCGCCCTCGTCCCCCTGGGTATCGCCCTGTATGCCACCGTGACCCGCGGTGCGTATCTCGCAGTGATCGCGGGGGCATTGTTCATGGCCGTTGTGCGCAACCGCTGGCTCCTGATTCCTCTGGTGCTGATCGTGGTCCTCATCATCCTGTTCGCGCCGCCGTACGTCCAACAGCGGCTGGCCAGTATCGTGGATCCGGCACACCCCGAGAATGCCACGCGCATTGCCCTGTGGCAGACGGGGTGGACGATCTTCCAGCACTATCCTGTCGTGGGGGTGGGAGACATCGACCTGCGCGAACTCTACGACCAGTATACCACGGTCCGTAACCCGGAACACCATGGCCATCTGCACAATGTACCGCTGCAGGTGCTCGTGACGCTCGGGGCTGTCGGGTTCATCGCGCTGTACGCTCTGTTCGTCCGGATCGGCATCACGGAATGGAAGATCTATCGTGAAGCCCGGAGCGACTGGTTCCGCGGTTCGATCGCCCTGGGTGCCCTTGGTGTGTTCGTCGGATTTCACGTGATGGGCCTGACGGAATGGAGTTTCGGTGACCAGGAAGTGGTGATCCTCTTCTGGATCTCGGTGGCGCTTTCTCTTGTTGCCGGACGGTTGAACGGTACCGGGCCGGGTGCAGGGACAGGAGGAGAGGCCTGA
- a CDS encoding ABC transporter ATP-binding protein, translated as MMIYRRVLRYLRPYWYKLAASMACSIMFSIFSGMSIYLIIPLLETLFFKPDAAVKAAPSVAAPAVSLIPGWLTNMKDWIAHGFQQMVFRDTPAESLFNICIVVVVAFLFRNVFSYLQSNLMMAVEQGLIRDLRNELYRHIHALPLAYFSNERTGNLISRIMNDVPVINTGISATFQTLIKEPMLIMVYLTITLLISWKLTLIAFVVFPLAVAVIAGIGKRVHRESGLVQERIADLTSVLHETISGVKVVKAFGMEGFENRKFAAEGQGYLDTILRVTRIRNLASPSTEFLSAAAGAVIIWYGGMQVLQHEALKASEFLGFLFAIFQLMPPIKELSGVNNRIQEATAAGKRVFEILDTEPGIKDPPVPVQLDGFRDAIEFKKVAFHYVEGDPVLADISFTIKKGEVVAIVGPSGAGKSTIVDLVPRFYDPIAGGIEIDGIDLRQIQVSALREHIGIVTQETILFNDTVRNNIAYGLDDCPLERIIAAAKAANAHAFISQMPNGYESRIGERGVKISGGERQRLALARAILKNPPILILDEATSALDTESEILVQEAIERLMSGRTSIVIAHRLSTVQHADRIIVVEAGRIVESGRHADLVKKKDGLYKKLFDMQFRI; from the coding sequence ATGATGATCTATCGCCGGGTCCTCCGGTACCTCCGGCCGTACTGGTACAAACTGGCCGCCTCCATGGCATGCTCGATCATGTTCTCGATCTTCAGCGGCATGTCCATCTACCTCATCATCCCCCTGCTGGAGACCCTGTTCTTCAAGCCGGATGCGGCCGTGAAGGCGGCGCCGTCCGTGGCGGCTCCGGCGGTTTCGCTGATCCCGGGATGGTTGACGAACATGAAGGACTGGATCGCGCATGGATTCCAGCAGATGGTCTTTCGCGATACCCCTGCCGAGTCGCTGTTCAACATCTGTATCGTGGTGGTCGTGGCGTTCCTCTTCCGGAACGTCTTCAGTTACCTGCAATCCAATCTGATGATGGCGGTGGAGCAGGGATTGATCCGCGACCTCCGGAATGAGCTGTACCGGCATATTCACGCGCTGCCGCTCGCGTACTTCTCGAACGAACGGACCGGCAATCTGATCTCACGCATCATGAACGATGTGCCGGTGATCAATACGGGCATCTCCGCGACGTTCCAGACGCTGATCAAGGAACCGATGCTCATCATGGTCTACCTGACCATCACGCTGCTCATCAGCTGGAAGTTGACGCTCATCGCGTTCGTCGTGTTCCCGCTCGCCGTGGCCGTCATCGCCGGCATTGGCAAGCGGGTGCATCGGGAGTCGGGGCTGGTCCAGGAACGCATCGCCGATCTTACCTCCGTGCTTCATGAGACCATCTCGGGCGTGAAGGTGGTGAAGGCATTCGGGATGGAAGGGTTCGAGAACCGGAAGTTCGCCGCGGAAGGGCAGGGGTACCTCGACACGATCCTGCGGGTCACCCGCATCCGCAACCTGGCATCGCCCAGCACAGAATTTCTCAGCGCCGCGGCCGGTGCCGTGATCATCTGGTACGGCGGTATGCAGGTGCTCCAGCATGAGGCTCTGAAGGCCAGTGAGTTTCTCGGTTTTCTCTTCGCCATCTTCCAGCTCATGCCGCCGATCAAGGAACTCAGCGGGGTGAATAACCGCATCCAGGAAGCCACGGCGGCAGGGAAGCGCGTATTCGAGATCCTGGACACCGAGCCGGGCATCAAGGATCCCCCCGTACCGGTGCAGCTGGACGGCTTCAGGGATGCCATCGAGTTCAAGAAGGTCGCATTCCACTATGTCGAAGGCGATCCGGTCCTTGCGGACATCTCGTTCACGATCAAGAAGGGTGAGGTCGTGGCGATCGTCGGTCCCAGCGGCGCGGGGAAGTCCACGATCGTGGACCTTGTCCCCCGCTTCTACGACCCCATCGCAGGCGGGATCGAGATCGACGGGATCGACCTGCGCCAGATCCAGGTCAGTGCGCTGCGCGAGCATATCGGCATCGTGACCCAGGAGACGATCCTGTTCAATGATACGGTGCGAAACAACATCGCGTACGGGCTGGATGATTGTCCGCTGGAGCGGATCATTGCCGCGGCGAAGGCCGCCAATGCCCATGCATTCATCAGCCAGATGCCGAACGGCTACGAATCGCGCATCGGCGAGCGCGGCGTGAAGATCTCCGGGGGCGAACGTCAGAGGCTGGCGCTGGCCCGTGCCATTCTGAAGAACCCGCCGATCCTTATCCTTGACGAGGCGACCTCGGCGCTCGACACCGAGTCGGAGATCCTCGTCCAGGAGGCGATCGAACGCCTCATGAGCGGACGCACATCGATCGTCATCGCGCACCGCCTGTCCACGGTGCAGCATGCCGACCGCATCATTGTGGTCGAGGCCGGGCGGATCGTCGAAAGCGGGCGCCACGCCGATCTCGTCAAGAAAAAGGACGGATTGTACAAGAAGCTGTTCGATATGCAATTCAGGATCTAA
- a CDS encoding glycosyltransferase family 2 protein, which yields MERLSVVLVTYNEERNIDRCLGSMSWADEIVVVDSFSTDRTLELTKKYTTKIYQHEYPGTSKQVERGIGYATGDWIFVIDADEEISPELRAEVEQVLRHGTDCAGYTFIRKPKAFGQWIEHGGWFPDVQFRFFRRDSYYPEHQEIHGGFNTKGKKGALKGYLYHHTYETIYAYVEKMNEYTSLHVSNKLKDNAQVEVPWHKVLLSPLSHFLRMFLSRKGYKDGFHGFVLALLDANYAMLLYAKLWEYRMRQRDGSGLLPPTTNAELNVLKKKNA from the coding sequence ATGGAACGACTCTCGGTCGTCCTCGTGACCTACAATGAGGAGCGCAACATCGATCGGTGCCTGGGGTCCATGAGCTGGGCGGACGAGATCGTTGTGGTGGATTCGTTCAGCACGGACAGGACCCTCGAGCTGACGAAGAAGTACACCACGAAGATCTACCAGCACGAGTATCCCGGCACCAGCAAGCAGGTGGAGCGGGGGATCGGCTACGCAACGGGTGACTGGATCTTCGTCATCGATGCCGACGAGGAGATCTCGCCCGAGCTGCGTGCCGAGGTGGAACAGGTGCTGCGGCACGGGACGGACTGCGCCGGGTACACGTTCATCCGCAAGCCGAAGGCATTCGGGCAATGGATCGAACACGGCGGGTGGTTCCCGGATGTGCAGTTCCGGTTCTTCCGGCGGGACAGCTATTATCCCGAGCACCAGGAGATCCATGGCGGGTTCAACACGAAGGGGAAGAAGGGTGCGTTGAAGGGGTATCTCTACCATCACACGTATGAGACGATCTACGCATACGTGGAGAAGATGAACGAGTACACCTCCCTGCACGTGTCCAACAAGTTGAAGGACAATGCGCAGGTCGAAGTGCCCTGGCACAAGGTGCTCCTGAGTCCGCTCTCGCACTTCCTCCGCATGTTCCTCTCACGGAAGGGATATAAGGACGGCTTTCACGGCTTCGTCCTGGCGCTGCTGGATGCGAATTACGCGATGCTGCTCTATGCGAAGCTCTGGGAATACCGGATGCGCCAGCGGGACGGCAGCGGGCTTCTGCCGCCGACGACCAATGCTGAACTCAACGTTCTCAAGAAGAAAAACGCATGA
- a CDS encoding leucine--tRNA ligase: MPYPFSTIEKKWQQYWDDHKTFRTEPLSTKPKLFVLDMYPYPSGAGLHVGHPEGYTATDIFTRYKRMRGFHVMHPMGWDAFGLPAERYAMQTNIHPRITTERNIDTFRRQIKMLGLSYDWDREVDTTAPGYYKWTQWIFLTIYNSWYDPQKDAARPISELEAALAKNGSAVLPAEEPFTAARWNGMSRKEQQDVLSRYRLAYVAEIPVNWCEGLGTVLANEEVDEWVEKGYTVERRPMKQWMMRITAYADRLLRDAGTLDWPSSTLEQQRNWIGRSEGAEVDFPLVGVEGSMRVFTTRPDTIFGATYMVLAPEHPLVDRLTTAAQKAAVEGYREQAKRKSERDRDIEQDKTGVFTGGFVTNPATRTQIPVWIADYVLMGYGTGAIMAVPAHDERDHAFAKKYALPIIEVVTGGADVQTGSHTADGNAVNSANAEISLNGLGTAEAKSKMISWLVQTGIGKGVVQFKLRDWLFSRQRYWGEPIPIIHLSDGSMKAVPESALPLLLPDLKKFQPSGTTESPLALATDWVQVVDTETGLEGRRETNTMPQWAGSCWYYLRFIDPENDTVFCDPELEKYWMPVDLYVGGSEHAVLHLMYARFWHKVLYDLGHVSTAEPFMKLRHQGIILGEDNRKMSKSRGNVVNPDDVVLRYGADAMRLFEMFMGPLEEMKPWSTNGVEGVFRFLNRVWRLFVDDEDAIDARITQVQPSPELERVFHTTIRKVGEDIEGLRFNTAISQLMIFVNDMMKEEQRPRAMLDQFILLVAPFAPHLAEELWSRFGHTSSLSHEPWPVFDPAKIATTTVEIVLQVNGKVRSKMEAAVAMDDAALQAAALADDVVKRNIEGKQVVRVIIVKNKLVNIVVR, from the coding sequence GTGCCTTACCCGTTCAGCACGATTGAAAAGAAGTGGCAGCAGTACTGGGACGATCACAAGACGTTCCGCACGGAACCCCTCTCCACGAAGCCCAAGCTGTTCGTCCTCGACATGTACCCCTATCCCTCCGGTGCGGGCCTGCATGTTGGCCACCCCGAAGGGTATACCGCCACTGATATCTTCACCCGCTACAAACGGATGCGCGGCTTCCATGTGATGCATCCCATGGGCTGGGATGCCTTCGGCCTGCCTGCCGAGCGTTACGCGATGCAGACGAACATCCATCCGCGCATCACCACCGAGAGGAACATCGATACCTTTCGCCGGCAGATCAAAATGCTCGGTTTGAGCTACGATTGGGACCGCGAAGTGGACACGACGGCGCCAGGCTATTACAAGTGGACGCAGTGGATCTTCCTCACGATCTACAACTCATGGTACGATCCGCAGAAGGATGCCGCCCGGCCGATCAGCGAACTCGAAGCAGCGCTCGCGAAGAACGGTTCCGCTGTTCTGCCGGCCGAGGAGCCTTTCACGGCCGCCCGGTGGAACGGGATGTCGCGGAAAGAGCAGCAGGACGTGCTGTCGCGCTACCGGCTGGCCTACGTGGCCGAGATCCCGGTGAACTGGTGTGAAGGGCTCGGTACCGTGCTCGCCAATGAAGAAGTGGACGAATGGGTGGAGAAGGGGTATACGGTCGAACGGCGCCCCATGAAGCAATGGATGATGCGCATCACCGCGTATGCCGACCGCCTGTTGCGCGATGCCGGCACGCTCGACTGGCCCTCCAGCACTCTGGAACAACAGCGCAATTGGATCGGCAGGTCGGAAGGTGCGGAGGTGGACTTCCCACTCGTTGGTGTGGAAGGTTCCATGCGCGTGTTCACGACGCGCCCCGATACCATCTTCGGGGCGACGTATATGGTCCTTGCGCCCGAGCACCCGCTCGTGGACCGTCTGACCACGGCTGCACAGAAGGCTGCGGTAGAAGGGTATCGCGAGCAGGCGAAACGGAAGAGCGAGCGTGACCGCGACATCGAACAGGACAAGACCGGCGTGTTCACCGGCGGGTTCGTGACCAACCCCGCGACGCGCACGCAGATCCCTGTCTGGATCGCGGACTATGTCCTCATGGGGTACGGCACCGGCGCCATCATGGCGGTACCGGCACACGACGAGCGCGATCATGCCTTCGCGAAGAAGTACGCGCTGCCGATCATCGAGGTCGTGACCGGCGGGGCCGATGTGCAGACGGGATCGCACACCGCAGACGGGAATGCCGTGAATTCCGCCAACGCCGAGATCTCCTTGAATGGACTCGGGACGGCCGAAGCCAAGTCGAAGATGATCTCGTGGCTCGTCCAGACGGGTATCGGCAAGGGGGTGGTGCAGTTCAAGCTCCGCGACTGGCTCTTCTCGCGCCAGCGCTACTGGGGCGAACCGATCCCCATCATCCATCTGTCCGATGGGTCGATGAAGGCCGTGCCCGAGAGCGCACTGCCGCTGTTGCTCCCCGATCTGAAGAAGTTCCAGCCCAGCGGGACCACCGAGTCGCCTCTGGCGCTTGCGACCGATTGGGTGCAGGTGGTCGACACGGAGACCGGCCTCGAAGGCCGCCGTGAGACGAACACCATGCCTCAATGGGCAGGGTCGTGCTGGTACTACCTCCGGTTCATCGATCCGGAGAATGACACGGTATTCTGTGACCCGGAACTGGAAAAGTACTGGATGCCCGTGGACCTCTACGTCGGCGGGTCCGAGCACGCGGTCCTGCACCTGATGTATGCGCGTTTCTGGCACAAGGTACTGTACGATCTCGGCCACGTGAGCACCGCGGAGCCGTTCATGAAGCTCCGCCACCAGGGGATCATCCTCGGTGAGGATAACCGCAAGATGTCGAAGTCGCGCGGCAACGTCGTGAATCCGGATGACGTGGTGCTCCGGTACGGCGCCGATGCCATGCGCCTGTTCGAGATGTTCATGGGGCCGCTGGAGGAGATGAAGCCCTGGAGCACCAACGGCGTGGAAGGGGTGTTCCGCTTCCTCAACCGTGTGTGGCGTCTGTTCGTCGATGACGAGGATGCGATCGATGCCCGGATCACACAGGTCCAGCCGTCCCCCGAGCTCGAGCGCGTGTTCCACACGACCATTCGCAAGGTGGGCGAGGATATCGAGGGGCTCCGGTTCAACACGGCGATCTCGCAGTTGATGATCTTCGTGAACGACATGATGAAGGAAGAGCAACGCCCCCGTGCCATGCTGGATCAGTTCATCCTGCTGGTCGCGCCGTTCGCCCCGCACCTGGCCGAAGAACTCTGGTCGCGGTTCGGTCACACCTCCAGCCTCTCCCACGAGCCCTGGCCGGTGTTCGATCCCGCAAAGATCGCCACCACCACCGTGGAGATCGTGCTCCAGGTGAACGGAAAGGTCCGTTCCAAGATGGAGGCCGCGGTCGCAATGGACGATGCCGCCCTGCAGGCGGCTGCCCTGGCGGACGATGTCGTGAAGCGGAACATCGAAGGGAAACAGGTGGTGCGTGTCATCATCGTGAAGAATAAACTCGTCAACATCGTGGTGCGGTGA
- a CDS encoding tyrosine-type recombinase/integrase has product MSDDPVIHPVRLSRKALERHFDGFVTSLRKATPETRGTYSRALREFVRWFPADGSFRFRIADVRKYKRHLEVRKKLSAVSVSTYLTAFRRFCDHLVHRGVLKENPGKFVGGNSRPTSHSRDYLTPEDIRAVMSAVVPAGLRGARDQAMILLMLRCALSEIELVRADCADLHAEGETSRLMVQGKGRTSKDEAVILPADVRESLFRYLAARGRTSPQDPLFASEGNRTRGQRMTTRGIRDRVNLGLTAAGVKGGTVRRISPFSLRHTAALLMAQEGATAEEIRQRLRLGSNATAALYLQYKNSNDPQQPTSEKEDHGALPVQHD; this is encoded by the coding sequence ATGTCCGACGATCCCGTCATCCATCCCGTCCGCCTCTCGCGCAAAGCGCTGGAGCGCCATTTTGATGGCTTTGTGACGAGCCTCCGGAAAGCGACCCCCGAGACCCGCGGCACCTATTCACGGGCATTGCGGGAGTTCGTCCGGTGGTTCCCGGCCGACGGGAGTTTCCGGTTCCGCATCGCCGATGTCCGCAAGTACAAGCGTCACCTCGAAGTCCGCAAGAAGCTCTCCGCGGTCAGCGTCTCCACCTATCTCACCGCGTTCCGCCGTTTTTGTGATCATCTCGTGCACCGCGGCGTCCTGAAAGAGAACCCCGGGAAGTTTGTCGGGGGGAACAGCCGGCCTACATCGCATTCTCGCGACTATCTCACCCCCGAGGACATCCGGGCGGTCATGTCCGCCGTTGTCCCGGCCGGACTGCGCGGGGCACGCGACCAGGCCATGATCCTGCTCATGCTCCGTTGCGCTCTGTCGGAGATCGAGCTGGTGCGGGCGGACTGTGCGGACCTCCATGCGGAAGGCGAAACATCGCGACTGATGGTGCAGGGAAAGGGAAGGACGAGCAAGGACGAGGCGGTCATCCTTCCCGCCGATGTCCGCGAGTCGTTGTTCCGGTATCTGGCGGCGCGCGGCCGTACCTCGCCGCAGGACCCGCTCTTTGCCAGTGAAGGAAACCGTACGCGCGGACAGCGCATGACGACACGGGGGATACGCGACAGGGTGAACCTCGGACTCACTGCGGCAGGAGTGAAGGGGGGAACGGTACGCCGGATCTCCCCGTTCTCGCTACGCCACACCGCGGCCCTCCTGATGGCACAGGAGGGGGCGACCGCGGAGGAGATCCGCCAACGCCTCCGGCTCGGCAGCAATGCCACGGCGGCATTGTACCTGCAGTACAAGAACAGCAATGATCCCCAGCAACCGACAAGCGAAAAGGAAGATCACGGTGCCTTACCCGTTCAGCACGATTGA